The following coding sequences are from one Thermoplasmatales archaeon window:
- a CDS encoding tyrosine-type recombinase/integrase, translated as MAGFSSNLHCKLHFEPAACSLGGELGGLDLELDLYLKKISLKIESRRWLKNIEKILQDYLASQKNGISKERTINYLIKLKTKDDVETFRKKAFQIRKFLRYLKIDWADEIEIPKMKHYSARKITIDDIRNLINEMESKEYKGNKKIFRALILLGATSGLRAEELYKLNKDDIDLANRIVYVRAGNSKTKRHRISFFSREAQAVLRCYFKDVKGKPFFSGISKHFRKSKIRIMDLRKFFSQEWDRRNGNYFAKRILMGHSLRDVDAEHYAFMDENDLKKIYDEVMADLRICE; from the coding sequence GTGGCGGGATTTTCAAGCAACTTGCATTGCAAGTTGCATTTTGAACCCGCGGCTTGCAGCTTAGGAGGCGAGTTAGGAGGGCTTGATTTGGAGCTTGATTTATATCTTAAAAAAATATCGCTGAAAATTGAAAGCAGGCGCTGGCTCAAGAATATAGAAAAAATATTGCAGGATTATTTAGCATCACAAAAAAATGGCATAAGCAAGGAAAGAACAATCAATTATCTAATTAAACTTAAAACAAAGGATGATGTAGAAACATTCAGAAAGAAAGCATTTCAGATAAGAAAATTTTTAAGATATTTAAAAATTGATTGGGCGGATGAAATAGAAATACCAAAGATGAAACATTATTCAGCAAGGAAAATAACCATAGATGATATAAGAAATCTAATAAATGAAATGGAAAGCAAGGAATACAAGGGAAATAAAAAGATATTCAGGGCATTAATTCTTTTAGGGGCTACTTCAGGCTTGAGAGCTGAGGAATTATACAAGCTCAATAAGGATGATATTGACTTGGCTAATAGAATTGTATATGTGAGGGCTGGAAATTCAAAGACAAAAAGGCATCGCATTTCGTTCTTCAGCAGGGAGGCGCAGGCGGTGCTGCGATGCTATTTTAAAGATGTAAAAGGAAAGCCATTCTTCAGCGGCATTTCAAAGCATTTTAGAAAAAGCAAAATAAGAATAATGGATTTGAGAAAATTCTTTAGCCAGGAATGGGATAGGAGAAATGGAAATTATTTTGCAAAGCGCATTTTAATGGGGCATTCATTGAGGGATGTTGATGCCGAACATTACGCATTCATGGATGAAAATGATTTAAAGAAAATTTATGATGAGGTTATGGCTGATTTGAGGATTTGCGAATGA